From the genome of Haloplanus vescus:
CGTCGTCGACGACCCGGGGACGACGCTCTCGCTCGCGCTGGACCGACAGCTGACGGGCTACGCCGTGTTCGAACCGCAGGACGCGGTGTTGCTGGGCGAGGAGACGCGCGGTGTCGTCACGTTCGAGGACGGCGTGCCGGTGCTGGCGTACTGCACCGACACGGACAGCGGCGGGGCTGAGGCACTCGCTGACGTCGCAGGGCCGGGGCCGTTCCGGGTCGAACTCTACGAACTCGACGCGTCGGCGCTCGAAGACGCCCACGCGAGCGACGACTGCCGCGTGTCGCCCGGGCTGCCGGCCGAGCGTCTGAGTGGCGACCGAGCGCTGGTGACGCGGACGCGCGACGCGGCGCCCGAGGACCGCCTCGGTACCGACGACGGCACCGCTGTCGAGGATTTTCTGGCCGACGAGTCCCAAATCGAGGCCATCCGCGAACAGGCCCGCGAGGAGGCACGGTCGCGGGCCGAGGAGTGGGGCCTGACCGACGTGCTCGACGACTGAGCGACGACCGAAATCGACACCCCGGAGAGCGACACACAGTTTTAATATCGTCTGAGATAAATGTTAGATAGGATAGCCGTTTTACCATGCGAACTTCACCCACAGATACCGACTGTCACGCCACCGACGACGTGACCGTCGTCGACCATCACGAGACGAGCGACGTCGAACTGAGCGTGACCGTCGTCCACGCCGTCCTCGAAGCGACCGGGAAGGAGCCAACGGACGTCAACCTCAACGACGTGATTCAGCCAGACGCGCTCAATCGGCTCTTCAGCCCCAAGCACGACGGCACGCCGCGACGCGGCGGCAGGGTCTCGTTCGACTTCGCCGGGTGCCATGTGA
Proteins encoded in this window:
- a CDS encoding HalOD1 output domain-containing protein, whose product is MRTSPTDTDCHATDDVTVVDHHETSDVELSVTVVHAVLEATGKEPTDVNLNDVIQPDALNRLFSPKHDGTPRRGGRVSFDFAGCHVTVYGDGEIHVDPNP